In Halodesulfovibrio aestuarii DSM 17919 = ATCC 29578, the DNA window TATAATCACCCATGATTATAGCTATATCCACTGGTTGCAGAAGGAAATTGACACAGATTCCATGAACGCAATCTTTTATGATGGTTCCGGTTCAGGCGGTAATGCCGGCGAACAGTCTGCAAAGCTTGAAGTCAAAGAGGAAATGTGGACATGTGTACCGGGTGCAGAAGTTTCTGTACCACAGTCCGATGAACTCTTCGACAGACGCACTGACCAGTTCCAGCTGAAAAACATCATTGATAACAAGCCGGAGAAAGCCAAGGAGTTGTTGCAACAACTCAAGCTGTACATTGGTGAACTCCGCACCACATAAATCATAGATAACGAGAACCAAGCCGGCTCTCATGTATTGAGAAGGACGAATCATGATAGCACATGATGTTGATGAATTCTGGCGAGTCCACGTTGATAGCCATGCCTGGGAACAGGTGCTACACCTCGGAAGAAAAAAAGAATTCAAGCACGGTGAAGTGATCATCAATGCAGGAGAGCTGGTTCAGGAACTCTGCTACTTACAATCAGGCACAGTAAGAATGAAGCGCACCTCATGGGACGGTGCGGAAAAGATTATCATGCACATAGAACAGAACTCGCTCTTCAGCGAGACTCCGTTCTTTATTAAAAGACCGATACGAAGTTATTTTTCCTGTTATCAAGATGCAACGGTGTACTTCTTTTCCCGGGAAAATGTAGAAGCAATGCTCTCACAGTATCCGGAAATTGCAAGAGACATCATCCGAACGCTTTCTGAAAAACTGAGTGTGCTAAGTAACCAGTCTGCCTCACTTGGCCTTGATTCTCTCGACCAACGGATAATTAAATTTATCCTGCTCCGCTATAACTCAACTCCGTTGCACGCAAATGAAATAATTTCCCTCGGCTCATTACGAATGAAAGATATAGCGAGCATACTTGGAGCACATAGAGCGACACTCTATAAGTCACTCAAGGAACTTGAGAAGGCAGAGCTAATAAAAATGCTGCCTAAAAACAAAGTGCAGATTCTTAATATTGAGGGATTATCTGCCCTTGCGTATGAATAATTTTTTTGGAGACATAACATGAGTGGTATCACCCCTATTCCAACCGAACATATTGATAATTTCTTTGCATCCCTTTCAGACGCTATTTTATTTTTCCACAAGGAACTATGCCCACATTGCAAAAATATGGAAAAAGTTTTGGACAAATTTTCTGCAAAAACACCATCCGTAGAAATTTTCAGCATTGATGGCGAAGCGTATCCTGAACTATTGTCTAAGCTTTCCTTTGAACGCGTTCCAACATTAGCTTTTGTCCGCAACGGTACTGTTGTCAAAGTTAAAACGGGACTCATGAACCCGCGTGAACTTAAAGCCCTTTACTCTTCTCTGTAAGCTGTCACTTTGGAAAAAATATGAGCACAACATATGATGTGATTATTCTGGGTGGCGGCGTTGCAGGTATGACTTCTGCCATCTATGCGGCACGTGCGAACTTGCGCGTTCTTATTCTAGACGAAAATGCATGTGGTGGTCTCGTCAACTGGACAAAAGTTATTGAAAACATGCCTTCATACACCAGCATTGGTGGCATGGAACTAGTTGAAAGAATACAAGAGCAAGTGGAAGCGTTAGGTGTAGATATCGAAGAAGCTGCCTGCATTGATTCAATTGATCTAACAGGTGAAGAAAAGATCATTGAAGCTGACGACACAATCTACAAAGCAAAAGCGGTTATTCTGGCAACAGGTCGCAAGCCTATTCCTCTTGAGGTCGCCGGAGAGTGCGAAAACGTGCATTTCTGCGCTATCTGCGATGGTGCTGCGTACAAAGGAAAGAAAGTTCTCGTAGTGGGTGGTGGAAACAGCGGCTTCGATGAAAGCATCGCCCTTCTTGATCAAGGTATTGAAGAACTTCTGCTTGTAGAAAAAATGAATCGGTTTTTCGCTGCACAAAGCACACAGGACGAGCTAACGTCCCACGCTAATGCCACAATCCTGCATTCCACTGAAGTTACGGCTGTTTCCTGTGATGAAAAACTTGAGTCAGTAACATTACGAAATGTAGCAACCAATGAGACTATAGAATACCCATGTGATGGTATCTTTGTCTTTATGGGGCAACAGCCAGGTACAGCGATATTCCAGGAACAACTCTCACTGGATTCGGACGGATATATTGAGACTGACGAACTCATGGCGACATCACTAGCAGGGGTGTTTGCTGCCGGAGATGTTCGTCCGAAAAAATATCGCCAAATAACCACTGCCATGGCAGACGGAACTGTCGCCGCACTTGAAGCTGAACGCTACATCCGCAGCCTTGCCGGATAGAATATGACGACACTCCAGATTACAATTCTGGATCCCGACACGAATCAGGCAGAACGAGCCGCTCGACAACTTAAAAATTCTCTAAAAAATGAAGGACTGTCAGGTTGCGTCCAAACAGTTACCTGCTACTTAGAAATCGCCCGTCGGGGTCTGTGCGGCAAAACTCCTGTTATTGCTGTGAACGACAAAAACTTCCAATGCAATAACTTGAGCACAAAATTGCTCGCCCAGTTCGCTCATTGGTTATCTGAAAAAATAAATAACTGGGAATCGTGAAACCAAGCCCTGTACTAAGCTAGCTCCACAATCAT includes these proteins:
- a CDS encoding Crp/Fnr family transcriptional regulator; this translates as MIAHDVDEFWRVHVDSHAWEQVLHLGRKKEFKHGEVIINAGELVQELCYLQSGTVRMKRTSWDGAEKIIMHIEQNSLFSETPFFIKRPIRSYFSCYQDATVYFFSRENVEAMLSQYPEIARDIIRTLSEKLSVLSNQSASLGLDSLDQRIIKFILLRYNSTPLHANEIISLGSLRMKDIASILGAHRATLYKSLKELEKAELIKMLPKNKVQILNIEGLSALAYE
- a CDS encoding thioredoxin family protein — protein: MSGITPIPTEHIDNFFASLSDAILFFHKELCPHCKNMEKVLDKFSAKTPSVEIFSIDGEAYPELLSKLSFERVPTLAFVRNGTVVKVKTGLMNPRELKALYSSL
- a CDS encoding NAD(P)/FAD-dependent oxidoreductase, which translates into the protein MSTTYDVIILGGGVAGMTSAIYAARANLRVLILDENACGGLVNWTKVIENMPSYTSIGGMELVERIQEQVEALGVDIEEAACIDSIDLTGEEKIIEADDTIYKAKAVILATGRKPIPLEVAGECENVHFCAICDGAAYKGKKVLVVGGGNSGFDESIALLDQGIEELLLVEKMNRFFAAQSTQDELTSHANATILHSTEVTAVSCDEKLESVTLRNVATNETIEYPCDGIFVFMGQQPGTAIFQEQLSLDSDGYIETDELMATSLAGVFAAGDVRPKKYRQITTAMADGTVAALEAERYIRSLAG